From Poecile atricapillus isolate bPoeAtr1 chromosome Z, bPoeAtr1.hap1, whole genome shotgun sequence, one genomic window encodes:
- the PPARA gene encoding peroxisome proliferator-activated receptor alpha isoform X2 produces MVDTENQLYPLTPLEEEDIDSPLSGEFLQDMENIQDLSQSLGDDSSGALSLTEFQSLGNGPGSDGSVITDTLSPASSPSSINFASAPGSIDESPSGALNIECRICGDKASGYHYGVHACEGCKGFFRRTIRLKLIYDKCDRNCKIQKKNRNKCQYCRFQKCLSVGMSHNAIRFGRMPRSEKAKLKAEILTGENYVEDSEMADLKSLAKRIHEAYLKNFNMNKVKARIILAGKTNNNPPFVIHDMDTLCMAEKTLVAKLVANGIQNKEAEVRIFHCCQCTSVETVTELTEFAKSIPGFSNLDLNDQVTLLKYGVYEAIFAMLASVMNKDGMLVAYGNGFITREFLKSLRKPFCDIMEPKFDFAMKFNALDLDDSDISLFVAAIICCGGAVTRC; encoded by the exons ATGGTGGACACTGAAAACCAGCTCTATCCCCTTACTCCCTTGGAGGAGGAGGATATAGACAGCCCTTTATCTGGAGAGTTCCTACAAGATATGGAGAACATTCAAGACCTGTCCCAGTCTCTAGGAGATGATAGTTCTGGAGCTTTAAGTTTAACAGAATTCCAGTCACTGGGAAATGGTCCAGGATCTGATGGATCAGTTATAACAG acacCCTTTCACCAGCATCCAGTCCTTCATCCATTAATTTTGCCTCAGCTCCAGGTAGCATAGATGAATCACCCAGTGGAGCATTAAACATTGAATGTAGAATTTGTGGGGATAAAGCCTCAGGCTACCATTACGGAGTACATGCTTGTGAAGGTTGTAAG GGCTTTTTTAGAAGAACAATTCGTTTAAAACTCATCTATGATAAATGTGATCGCAActgcaaaattcagaaaaaaaatcgtAATAAGTGCCAATACTGTCGTTTTCAAAAGTGCCTTTCAGTTGGAATGTCACATAATG CAATACGTTTTGGACGAATGCCAAGGTCTGAGAAGGCCAAACTCAAAGCAGAAATTCTAACAGGTGAAAATTACGTAGAAGATTCAGAAATGGCAGATCTTAAATCACTTGCCAAAAGAATTCATGAAGCCTACCTGAAAAACTTCAATATGAACAAGGTTAAAGCCAGAATCATCCTTGCAGGGAAAACCAATAACAATCCA ccATTTGTCATACATGATATGGATACCTTATGTATGGCAGAGAAGACCCTGGTAGCAAAACTGGTAGCCAATGGGATTCAGAACAAGGAAGCAGAAGTTCGAATCTTCCACTGCTGCCAGTGTACATCTGTGGAGACTGTCACAGAACTCACGGAATTTGCCAAATCCATCCCTGGTTTCTCCAACCTGGACTTGAACGATCAGGTGACACTACTGAAGTACGGGGTGTATGAAGCCATATTTGCCATGTTGGCCTCTGTGATGAACAAGGACGGGATGCTGGTGGCCTACGGGAATGGATTTATAACTCGGGAGTTCCTGAAAAGCCTGAGAAAGCCATTCTGTGATATAATGGAGCCAAAATTTGATTTTGCAATGAAATTCAATGCACTGGATTTGGATGATAGTGATATATCCCTTTTTGTTGCTGCCATTATTTGCTGTGGAG gagcTGTAACCAGATGCTAG
- the CDPF1 gene encoding LOW QUALITY PROTEIN: cysteine-rich DPF motif domain-containing protein 1 (The sequence of the model RefSeq protein was modified relative to this genomic sequence to represent the inferred CDS: inserted 1 base in 1 codon; substituted 2 bases at 2 genomic stop codons) yields the protein MDAHKEVQTSGEHKCELCDLPAPYTYCGWMPPNSQSIVLLXEAYVMKDPLTPDKDKFLIVGSHCSLCSRAVCVGTDXSLFYSKSFCLPCMKENLKPFPLEIQXDMDKRKPQQKSCKKSDTKHKS from the exons ATGGATGCTCACAAAGAAGTTCAGACATCAGGAGAGCAcaaatgtgagctgtgtgatTTACCAGCCCCGTACACATACTGTGGGTGGATGCCACCAAACTCACAGTCGATTGT GCTTTTGTGAGAGGCCTATGTCATGAAGGATCCTCTCACCCCTGACAAGGACAAGTTCCTCATCGTTGGGTCTCATTGCAGTTTGTGTAGCAGAGCAGTGTGTGTTGGTACA GACTGAAGTCTGTTCTACTCCAAAAGTTTCTGCCTCCCCTGCATGAAGGAAAACTTAAAGCCCTTTCCTTTGGAAATAC GAGACATGGATAAAAGGAAGCCCCAGCAGAAATCTTGCAAAAAATCGGATACAAAGCATAAATCTTGA
- the PPARA gene encoding peroxisome proliferator-activated receptor alpha isoform X3, with protein sequence MINVIATAKFRKKIVISANTVVFKSAFQLECHIMPFVIHDMDTLCMAEKTLVAKLVANGIQNKEAEVRIFHCCQCTSVETVTELTEFAKSIPGFSNLDLNDQVTLLKYGVYEAIFAMLASVMNKDGMLVAYGNGFITREFLKSLRKPFCDIMEPKFDFAMKFNALDLDDSDISLFVAAIICCGDRPGLVNVGHIEKMQESIVHVLKLHLQNNHPDDTFLFPKLLQKMADLRQLVTEHAQLVQIIKKTESDAHLHPLLQEIYRDMY encoded by the exons ATGATAAATGTGATCGCAActgcaaaattcagaaaaaaaatcgtAATAAGTGCCAATACTGTCGTTTTCAAAAGTGCCTTTCAGTTGGAATGTCACATAATG ccATTTGTCATACATGATATGGATACCTTATGTATGGCAGAGAAGACCCTGGTAGCAAAACTGGTAGCCAATGGGATTCAGAACAAGGAAGCAGAAGTTCGAATCTTCCACTGCTGCCAGTGTACATCTGTGGAGACTGTCACAGAACTCACGGAATTTGCCAAATCCATCCCTGGTTTCTCCAACCTGGACTTGAACGATCAGGTGACACTACTGAAGTACGGGGTGTATGAAGCCATATTTGCCATGTTGGCCTCTGTGATGAACAAGGACGGGATGCTGGTGGCCTACGGGAATGGATTTATAACTCGGGAGTTCCTGAAAAGCCTGAGAAAGCCATTCTGTGATATAATGGAGCCAAAATTTGATTTTGCAATGAAATTCAATGCACTGGATTTGGATGATAGTGATATATCCCTTTTTGTTGCTGCCATTATTTGCTGTGGAG ATCGTCCTGGCCTTGTAAATGTAGGACACATTGAAAAAATGCAGGAGAGCATTGTGCATGTACTGAAACTTCACTTGCAAAACAACCATCCCGATGACACCTTCCTCTTCCCAAAACTTCTCCAAAAAATGGCTGACCTCCGACAGCTGGTCACAGAGCATGCTCAGCTTGTTCAGATAATCAAGAAGACTGAATCTGATGCACATTTACACCCTTTACTACAGGAAATCTACAGGGATATGTATTAA
- the PPARA gene encoding peroxisome proliferator-activated receptor alpha isoform X1, which yields MVDTENQLYPLTPLEEEDIDSPLSGEFLQDMENIQDLSQSLGDDSSGALSLTEFQSLGNGPGSDGSVITDTLSPASSPSSINFASAPGSIDESPSGALNIECRICGDKASGYHYGVHACEGCKGFFRRTIRLKLIYDKCDRNCKIQKKNRNKCQYCRFQKCLSVGMSHNAIRFGRMPRSEKAKLKAEILTGENYVEDSEMADLKSLAKRIHEAYLKNFNMNKVKARIILAGKTNNNPPFVIHDMDTLCMAEKTLVAKLVANGIQNKEAEVRIFHCCQCTSVETVTELTEFAKSIPGFSNLDLNDQVTLLKYGVYEAIFAMLASVMNKDGMLVAYGNGFITREFLKSLRKPFCDIMEPKFDFAMKFNALDLDDSDISLFVAAIICCGDRPGLVNVGHIEKMQESIVHVLKLHLQNNHPDDTFLFPKLLQKMADLRQLVTEHAQLVQIIKKTESDAHLHPLLQEIYRDMY from the exons ATGGTGGACACTGAAAACCAGCTCTATCCCCTTACTCCCTTGGAGGAGGAGGATATAGACAGCCCTTTATCTGGAGAGTTCCTACAAGATATGGAGAACATTCAAGACCTGTCCCAGTCTCTAGGAGATGATAGTTCTGGAGCTTTAAGTTTAACAGAATTCCAGTCACTGGGAAATGGTCCAGGATCTGATGGATCAGTTATAACAG acacCCTTTCACCAGCATCCAGTCCTTCATCCATTAATTTTGCCTCAGCTCCAGGTAGCATAGATGAATCACCCAGTGGAGCATTAAACATTGAATGTAGAATTTGTGGGGATAAAGCCTCAGGCTACCATTACGGAGTACATGCTTGTGAAGGTTGTAAG GGCTTTTTTAGAAGAACAATTCGTTTAAAACTCATCTATGATAAATGTGATCGCAActgcaaaattcagaaaaaaaatcgtAATAAGTGCCAATACTGTCGTTTTCAAAAGTGCCTTTCAGTTGGAATGTCACATAATG CAATACGTTTTGGACGAATGCCAAGGTCTGAGAAGGCCAAACTCAAAGCAGAAATTCTAACAGGTGAAAATTACGTAGAAGATTCAGAAATGGCAGATCTTAAATCACTTGCCAAAAGAATTCATGAAGCCTACCTGAAAAACTTCAATATGAACAAGGTTAAAGCCAGAATCATCCTTGCAGGGAAAACCAATAACAATCCA ccATTTGTCATACATGATATGGATACCTTATGTATGGCAGAGAAGACCCTGGTAGCAAAACTGGTAGCCAATGGGATTCAGAACAAGGAAGCAGAAGTTCGAATCTTCCACTGCTGCCAGTGTACATCTGTGGAGACTGTCACAGAACTCACGGAATTTGCCAAATCCATCCCTGGTTTCTCCAACCTGGACTTGAACGATCAGGTGACACTACTGAAGTACGGGGTGTATGAAGCCATATTTGCCATGTTGGCCTCTGTGATGAACAAGGACGGGATGCTGGTGGCCTACGGGAATGGATTTATAACTCGGGAGTTCCTGAAAAGCCTGAGAAAGCCATTCTGTGATATAATGGAGCCAAAATTTGATTTTGCAATGAAATTCAATGCACTGGATTTGGATGATAGTGATATATCCCTTTTTGTTGCTGCCATTATTTGCTGTGGAG ATCGTCCTGGCCTTGTAAATGTAGGACACATTGAAAAAATGCAGGAGAGCATTGTGCATGTACTGAAACTTCACTTGCAAAACAACCATCCCGATGACACCTTCCTCTTCCCAAAACTTCTCCAAAAAATGGCTGACCTCCGACAGCTGGTCACAGAGCATGCTCAGCTTGTTCAGATAATCAAGAAGACTGAATCTGATGCACATTTACACCCTTTACTACAGGAAATCTACAGGGATATGTATTAA